In Aulosira sp. FACHB-615, the following are encoded in one genomic region:
- a CDS encoding glycosyltransferase family 10 domain-containing protein has protein sequence MEIKTVGMISSYGALKTRGDWLWQQTPHAFGVWQNIQMQALASKPDFLLMYQFDFPEPTKPPSLLDQLRRKPQKKQVDVSSLLRGVSKESIIYLMREPPLDEVVGKNINNYKVAQQYCGYVSGPDDFAPIPEYMPAIWYHNNSFRDLNEMPPPAKVKPCSWITSGINRTANHRQRLDFLQSLQSSQIKFDLYGRDLPAWSNSLGELSNKWYGMSPYYYNLAVENYADNDWYVSEKLWDALLAWCLPIYYGGSAADKLLPPGSFLRLPSLDEKGIAYIQEVTATPDAWYAAKDAIAEARQIILHQLNLMNWLANFVKNHR, from the coding sequence ATGGAAATAAAAACTGTTGGGATGATTAGCAGCTATGGCGCTTTAAAAACTAGAGGCGATTGGCTGTGGCAACAAACACCTCATGCTTTCGGTGTTTGGCAAAATATTCAAATGCAGGCTTTAGCTAGTAAGCCTGATTTTTTATTAATGTATCAGTTTGATTTTCCTGAACCAACTAAACCGCCATCTTTGTTAGATCAACTGCGAAGGAAACCACAAAAAAAACAGGTAGATGTTTCTTCTTTGTTACGTGGAGTTAGTAAAGAAAGCATAATTTACCTCATGCGAGAACCGCCTTTAGATGAGGTAGTCGGAAAAAATATCAATAATTATAAAGTCGCACAACAATACTGCGGTTATGTTTCTGGCCCTGATGATTTTGCACCAATTCCTGAATATATGCCAGCGATTTGGTATCACAATAATTCATTTCGGGATTTAAATGAAATGCCACCACCAGCTAAAGTTAAACCTTGTAGTTGGATTACTTCGGGAATTAATCGTACAGCCAATCATCGCCAGCGTTTAGATTTTTTACAATCTTTGCAGTCTAGTCAAATCAAATTTGATTTATATGGACGTGATTTACCTGCCTGGTCAAATTCTCTAGGAGAATTGAGTAATAAATGGTATGGTATGTCTCCGTATTATTACAATTTAGCAGTTGAAAACTATGCAGATAATGATTGGTATGTGAGTGAAAAACTTTGGGATGCTTTATTAGCATGGTGTTTGCCAATTTATTATGGTGGCTCTGCGGCGGATAAATTATTACCGCCTGGTAGTTTTTTAAGATTACCTAGCTTGGATGAAAAAGGCATTGCTTACATTCAAGAAGTCACTGCTACGCCTGATGCTTGGTATGCGGCTAAAGATGCGATCGCCGAAGCTAGGCAAATAATTTTACACCAATTAAACTTGATGAATTGGTTAGCAAATTTTGTGAAAAATCACAGATAA